The nucleotide sequence GGGCCGGGCGTGGTGGGGGCCGGCGGCGGCGCCGGTTCCGGGCCCGGATCGAGGCTCACCGCGGCGAACGCGACGCCGGCCGTGGCGGTGGCGGCGAGCCCGGCCAGCACCGCGCCGACCCGGAAGCGGTGGCGCGGCCGCGGTGCGGCGGCCGGGGCCCGGTCCGCTCGCGCGGCCCGGAACGCGGCGAGCGCTCCCTCCTCGCCGGCCAGCTCCGCCGCGGTGGCGGGGGCGGCGGCCGCGGCGAGCAGGTGCGCCAGCGGATCGGCGGCCGCGTGCGGCGGTGACCCGGCGCGGGCCGCGTCGAGGAGGCGCTCCGACTCGGCCCGGTCGGCGGGCCTGTCGGACCGGCCTGAACTCATTCCGTTTCCCTCCACGTCAGCCGTCCGCCGGCTCGGCCTTGGGCGCCTGCCGTCCCCGCTGCGCACGGGGGCGGGGCGGCGTCGCTCCCCCGGCCCGGTCCGCCGGTTGCTCGGCGTCGGCGCGCTCCAGCAGCGCGGCCAGGCGCCGCAGCCCCCGGTGCGCCGCGGTACGCACCGCGCCCGCCCGCCGGCCGAGCACCCGCCCGGCGGTCTCCGCGTCGAGCCCGATCACGGCGCGCAGCAGCACCGCCTCCGCCTCACGGGGCGGCAGGCTGGCGATCAGCGCCAGCGCACTTTCCGTGCCGATGGTCTCGCCGGCCCGCTCGGCGGTGTCCGCGTCCCCGGCCAGTTCGCTCAGCGCCTGCACGGGCACCGGCAGGGCGGGCCGCCTCCGCTGCCGGCGCAGATGGTCCATGGCGCGGTTGCGGGCGATGGTGACCGTCCAGGCGCGGAACTCGCCGCCGGTGAAGGTGGGCAGGTCGCGGGAGATCTGGAGCCACGTCTCCGAGGCCACGTCCTCGGCGTCGGCGCCGACCAGGGCGGTGAGGTAGCGCAGCAGGCCGGGCT is from Micromonospora terminaliae and encodes:
- a CDS encoding RNA polymerase sigma factor translates to MTGELSEAVAAAQAGDEEAFRFLYRSLQPGLLRYLTALVGADAEDVASETWLQISRDLPTFTGGEFRAWTVTIARNRAMDHLRRQRRRPALPVPVQALSELAGDADTAERAGETIGTESALALIASLPPREAEAVLLRAVIGLDAETAGRVLGRRAGAVRTAAHRGLRRLAALLERADAEQPADRAGGATPPRPRAQRGRQAPKAEPADG